In Synechocystis sp. PCC 6714, the following are encoded in one genomic region:
- a CDS encoding YaaW family protein, whose amino-acid sequence MEEKVLDELRSALELATEDELTQLTQILFCRKFNPLDYLQTPLPVEVQSLDRPLWESSLEERFRYLAADGLTVLRGKAKRFSYRDTLIRVCQFLKVPYAQQMTTLDLETDIFLHLVNQAWQKLPPTEQSNLTRKIQQSLINSPLPEPLPLQIQHNPVNVILKGGGAIAVSSVLRPLLLGRILQQVTLHIAQYQVAKSVLVKGGLNAATQLQNQLALQTAKQGVLMGTARYGAVRTIFSVLGPALWGLFLADLGWRAIATNYGRIIPVIFTLAQIRLTRETCWQLA is encoded by the coding sequence GTGGAGGAAAAGGTCTTGGACGAACTACGCTCAGCGTTGGAGTTGGCGACGGAGGATGAACTGACCCAACTAACGCAAATTCTCTTTTGTAGAAAATTTAATCCTTTGGATTATCTGCAAACCCCTCTGCCGGTGGAGGTGCAAAGCTTGGATCGTCCCCTCTGGGAAAGTTCCTTAGAAGAAAGATTCCGCTACCTGGCCGCCGATGGTCTAACCGTATTGCGGGGCAAGGCTAAACGGTTCAGCTATCGGGATACTTTAATTCGGGTTTGTCAATTCCTCAAGGTGCCCTACGCTCAGCAGATGACCACCTTAGATTTGGAAACGGATATTTTTCTCCACTTGGTCAACCAGGCTTGGCAAAAGTTGCCCCCGACGGAGCAGAGCAATTTAACCCGCAAAATTCAACAATCTTTGATTAACTCCCCCTTGCCGGAACCCCTGCCTCTGCAAATTCAACACAATCCGGTCAATGTTATTCTCAAGGGCGGCGGGGCGATCGCCGTTAGCTCGGTGCTGAGACCCTTACTGTTAGGACGGATTTTACAACAGGTGACGCTACACATTGCCCAATATCAAGTGGCTAAATCGGTGCTGGTGAAGGGGGGGCTAAATGCGGCCACCCAGTTACAAAATCAACTGGCTTTGCAAACGGCTAAGCAGGGGGTCTTGATGGGAACAGCCCGTTATGGGGCGGTGCGGACAATTTTTTCGGTGTTGGGGCCGGCCCTGTGGGGATTATTCCTGGCGGATCTGGGTTGGCGGGCGATCGCCACTAACTATGGCCGCATCATTCCAGTAATTTTTACCCTGGCTCAAATTCGTTTAACGAGGGAAACCTGCTGGCAACTGGCCTAG
- a CDS encoding metal-binding protein: MPAGKTHDRITLGATPGVMAITFICTSSARLTLLMAIAFGFSGLMFGPDLDIHSCQYKRWGWLRWIWLPYRRLIRHRSPLSHGFLIGTVLRLFYLGSWLILVSAGVGTVLILLQKLDLQRIDWLVLGQWLGHHRWELLTIFVGLEAGAMAHSVSDWGGSWLKKRLRQKKHPSRGESKSRRRS, from the coding sequence ATGCCCGCAGGTAAAACCCATGACCGCATTACCCTGGGGGCGACTCCCGGAGTCATGGCTATAACTTTTATTTGCACCAGTAGCGCCCGACTGACCCTGCTAATGGCGATCGCCTTTGGGTTTAGTGGGCTGATGTTTGGTCCGGATTTGGATATCCATTCCTGTCAATATAAACGTTGGGGCTGGCTGAGGTGGATTTGGCTTCCCTATCGTCGCTTGATTCGGCATCGATCGCCCCTTTCCCACGGCTTTTTAATCGGTACTGTTTTGCGCTTATTTTATCTAGGCAGCTGGCTAATACTGGTTTCAGCGGGTGTAGGCACGGTGCTGATACTGTTGCAAAAGCTCGATTTACAGAGGATTGACTGGTTGGTCCTGGGACAATGGCTGGGGCACCACCGTTGGGAGCTACTAACAATTTTTGTTGGCTTAGAAGCAGGGGCCATGGCCCATAGTGTGAGCGATTGGGGCGGTAGTTGGCTCAAAAAAAGGCTCAGGCAAAAAAAGCACCCCAGCCGAGGGGAGTCTAAATCCCGCCGCCGTTCCTAG
- a CDS encoding exopolysaccharide transport family protein — MTYSYPELPQGSPPPPLVGAYGAEETESLSLAGLTGILRRRWWVIILVALVVGGFNFRREIDKPEIFESSFRLLVTPPPVEGLNPLTAIQPSGLLGGRQNNQNYFATQIELLKSNTLLSQVWDDIENEDPSSINAERLSYQQVLSNLSITKMPDADIIVVSYRDKNRERVQAVLKKLANTYINYAAEQRDFQDNERLRFVNERLPEFEERVRSLQSQLLRLQRENNIFNPESAGENASSRLNTIVDQRRNLQLKIQQLNARKEALEQKTGVGNDQAFALSSLGQSPVYAGLVNSLNEINLKLVQSLTIYTPESIQVQQLQEEKASILQLIQAEIDRGAPGSIGRRSLDEVLNSTDVGGPKAAALGELANVGVELEVMNLELQELIRAETELRQQLERITTISGQYATIKQEFDRQKSGLDQLTATRQALEIEITKNYVPWRLISNITLPNQPIDTLPRDILFSTLLGLLAGCAAALLLDKLDPRHHSVEDLRSSYSHTILGYIPLEKELRASIKYGSPLPNEAMQESYARLYSNLFFLKRKRQCHSFVVTSAESGDGKSTTSFFLAQAAAKLGQKVLLVDGDRYFPQKQAWLKLAKITGFGGDNASPDGNGVLDSLAGDSNGQNDDLPELLGKNLFYFKVQDDTMTPEQLVSASQNFVVKMNQWKETFDLILIDTPPILGLTDSRLIADQTDGLVVVVRLNKTRKDSLKEAFRELALADLNVIGIVANAITSTSGGYGYYYGRYYNNRYYGRQKLAQADQ; from the coding sequence ATGACCTACAGTTACCCAGAATTGCCCCAAGGCAGTCCCCCCCCTCCACTAGTCGGAGCATACGGTGCTGAAGAAACCGAATCTCTTTCCCTCGCTGGCTTGACGGGAATATTACGGAGAAGATGGTGGGTTATCATTCTAGTCGCTCTGGTTGTTGGAGGGTTTAATTTTAGAAGGGAAATCGACAAACCGGAAATATTCGAGTCCAGTTTTCGATTACTGGTCACCCCTCCACCAGTGGAAGGATTAAATCCCCTCACTGCAATCCAACCCAGTGGGTTGCTCGGTGGGCGCCAGAATAATCAAAATTATTTTGCCACTCAGATCGAGTTACTCAAGAGTAATACTCTCCTTTCCCAAGTCTGGGATGATATAGAAAATGAAGATCCATCATCCATAAATGCGGAAAGACTAAGCTACCAGCAAGTATTGTCCAACTTGTCCATTACCAAAATGCCAGATGCTGACATAATAGTCGTATCTTACCGGGACAAAAACCGGGAAAGGGTTCAGGCCGTGTTGAAGAAACTGGCTAACACCTACATCAACTATGCAGCAGAGCAAAGAGACTTCCAGGACAATGAACGGCTTCGGTTTGTCAATGAACGTTTACCAGAATTTGAAGAGAGGGTAAGGTCTCTTCAGTCTCAACTTTTAAGGCTTCAAAGGGAAAATAACATCTTCAATCCGGAGAGTGCAGGGGAAAATGCTAGCTCCAGACTAAATACCATAGTCGATCAAAGAAGGAATCTACAGCTAAAAATACAACAACTGAACGCTAGAAAAGAAGCTCTAGAACAGAAAACCGGTGTTGGGAATGACCAGGCTTTTGCCCTAAGTTCCTTGGGTCAATCACCAGTCTACGCTGGTTTAGTCAACAGTTTAAATGAGATAAATTTGAAACTGGTACAGTCCCTGACCATCTACACTCCTGAAAGTATCCAAGTTCAACAGTTGCAAGAGGAAAAAGCAAGTATTCTACAGTTAATCCAAGCCGAGATTGATCGCGGGGCGCCTGGTTCCATCGGCAGAAGAAGCCTTGATGAGGTGCTTAATTCAACTGATGTAGGCGGCCCCAAGGCGGCGGCTTTAGGTGAACTGGCGAATGTTGGCGTAGAGCTCGAAGTAATGAATCTGGAGCTACAAGAATTAATTCGAGCAGAAACAGAGCTAAGGCAACAATTGGAAAGGATAACAACCATTTCTGGTCAGTATGCGACCATCAAGCAAGAATTTGATCGACAGAAGAGTGGACTAGACCAGTTGACTGCAACTAGACAGGCTTTAGAAATAGAGATCACGAAGAACTACGTTCCCTGGCGGTTGATCTCTAATATTACTCTGCCCAATCAACCAATTGATACCCTCCCCAGGGACATACTCTTCTCCACTCTGCTGGGACTATTAGCTGGATGCGCCGCCGCACTGTTGTTAGATAAACTAGACCCCAGACATCATAGCGTTGAAGACTTAAGGTCTAGCTATAGTCACACCATTCTGGGCTATATCCCCTTGGAAAAGGAACTGCGAGCTAGCATTAAGTATGGGTCACCTTTACCCAATGAGGCCATGCAGGAGTCCTATGCCAGGCTCTACTCCAATCTGTTTTTCCTCAAGCGCAAACGCCAGTGCCATTCCTTTGTGGTCACCTCCGCTGAGTCCGGTGACGGCAAATCGACGACTTCTTTCTTCTTAGCCCAGGCCGCCGCTAAGTTGGGACAAAAAGTCCTGCTGGTGGATGGCGATCGCTATTTCCCCCAAAAGCAAGCTTGGTTAAAGTTAGCTAAAATTACTGGCTTTGGGGGCGACAATGCTTCCCCGGATGGCAATGGGGTGCTCGACAGCTTGGCGGGGGATTCCAATGGTCAAAACGATGATTTGCCGGAGCTTTTGGGCAAGAACTTGTTCTACTTCAAAGTCCAAGACGACACCATGACCCCGGAGCAGTTAGTCTCCGCTTCCCAAAATTTTGTCGTCAAAATGAACCAATGGAAAGAGACTTTCGATTTAATTTTGATTGATACCCCTCCTATTTTGGGTCTAACCGATTCCCGTCTCATTGCAGATCAAACCGATGGGCTGGTGGTAGTAGTGCGTCTCAACAAAACCCGTAAGGATAGCCTCAAGGAAGCTTTCCGGGAATTAGCCTTGGCTGATCTCAACGTCATCGGAATTGTGGCCAATGCCATCACTTCTACCTCCGGCGGTTATGGTTACTACTATGGGCGCTACTACAACAACCGTTACTATGGCCGCCAAAAACTTGCCCAGGCAGACCAGTAG
- a CDS encoding Uma2 family endonuclease, translated as MESSLHYTQLLLLVTSLEWAWRDRDDFFIGANLTIYFSRQQLKHRDFRSPDFFLVKNTTREPRNSWVAWEEDGRYPDLVIEFLSDSTAKVDRTTKRELYATRFHIPEYFYFSPENLEFAGFKLDFNEYVLLITNEQGWLWSEALGFFLGIQNGQLRYFSLEGTLIPTPDEAVRLEVLKASQAMTTAKYQGERAEREAQRAEWEKSKADRLAAKLRELGLDPDDI; from the coding sequence ATGGAAAGTTCTTTGCACTATACGCAACTTCTCCTGTTGGTAACTAGTTTGGAATGGGCATGGCGAGACCGGGATGATTTTTTTATCGGTGCGAACCTAACCATCTACTTCAGTCGTCAGCAACTTAAGCATCGGGATTTTCGGAGTCCTGACTTTTTCCTGGTCAAAAATACGACAAGGGAACCACGGAACTCTTGGGTGGCATGGGAGGAAGATGGCCGCTACCCTGATTTAGTTATTGAATTTTTGTCGGACTCCACAGCCAAGGTAGACCGCACTACGAAGCGTGAACTTTATGCCACCAGGTTCCACATTCCGGAATATTTTTATTTTTCGCCAGAAAATCTAGAATTTGCTGGTTTTAAACTGGATTTTAACGAGTATGTTCTCCTAATTACCAATGAACAGGGCTGGCTATGGAGTGAGGCTTTGGGTTTCTTCCTGGGCATCCAGAATGGCCAACTACGTTACTTTTCTTTGGAGGGAACTCTAATTCCTACCCCCGATGAGGCGGTGAGGCTTGAAGTTTTAAAAGCTAGCCAAGCTATGACCACGGCGAAATATCAAGGGGAAAGGGCAGAACGGGAAGCGCAAAGGGCAGAATGGGAAAAATCTAAAGCCGATCGCCTGGCGGCTAAGTTAAGGGAGTTGGGATTAGATCCCGATGATATTTAG
- a CDS encoding ABC transporter permease codes for MSTSPPELIIEAGRTERQYWQDLWRYRELFYTLAWRDIAVRYKQTAIGVAWALIRPFLTMVVFTVVFGKLANLPSEGVPYPILVFAGMLPWQFFSTSLSSASESLITNANLISKVYFPRLVVPTSAVVTSFVDFLISGMIMVGLMAWYNFLPSWHVVTLPFFILIAFMASMGAGLWLCSLNVKYRDFRYIVPFIVQFGLYISPVGFSSNVVPERWRLLYSINPMVSVIDGFRWAILGGESTLFWPGFLLSLLLVIIIFVTGILYFRKVERTFADVI; via the coding sequence ATGAGTACTTCCCCTCCAGAACTGATTATTGAAGCAGGGCGCACGGAGCGTCAGTATTGGCAAGACCTATGGCGCTATCGGGAGTTATTTTACACCCTGGCCTGGCGGGACATTGCGGTGCGCTACAAACAAACGGCGATCGGTGTGGCCTGGGCCCTGATCCGACCATTTTTGACCATGGTGGTGTTCACGGTGGTGTTTGGTAAGTTGGCCAATTTACCCTCGGAGGGGGTGCCCTACCCGATTCTGGTGTTTGCGGGCATGTTGCCCTGGCAGTTTTTTTCCACTTCCCTTAGTTCCGCCAGCGAGAGCCTAATTACCAATGCTAATTTAATTTCTAAAGTATATTTTCCCCGGTTAGTGGTGCCCACCAGCGCAGTGGTGACCAGTTTTGTCGATTTTTTAATTTCCGGGATGATTATGGTGGGGTTGATGGCTTGGTATAACTTTCTCCCCAGTTGGCATGTGGTCACGTTGCCTTTTTTTATTTTGATTGCCTTTATGGCTTCCATGGGAGCAGGGTTATGGCTTTGTTCCCTCAACGTCAAATACCGAGATTTTCGTTACATTGTGCCGTTTATTGTCCAGTTCGGGCTGTACATTTCCCCGGTGGGTTTTAGCAGTAATGTGGTGCCGGAAAGGTGGCGTTTGCTCTATTCTATTAACCCGATGGTGAGTGTGATTGATGGTTTTCGCTGGGCGATTTTGGGGGGAGAGTCAACTCTGTTTTGGCCGGGATTTTTGTTGTCTTTACTGTTGGTAATAATTATTTTTGTGACGGGCATTCTCTATTTTCGTAAAGTGGAACGAACTTTTGCTGATGTGATCTAG
- a CDS encoding NAD-dependent epimerase, producing MSRVLVTGAAGFIGFHLCQRLLADGKVVVGLDNLNDYYDVALKQARLAQLQAQPNFSFTKLDLGDRQGMAEFFTQEKPELVVHLAAQAGVRHSLENPHAYVDSNLVGFVNVLEGCRHHSVNHLVYASSSSVYGAKQKIPFAVTDNVDQPVSLYAATKKANELMAHTYSHLYGLPTTGLRFFTVYGPWGRPDMAYFSFTKAILAGKPIKVFNQGQMRRDFTYIDDVVEGLVRVLPSIPPGPVPYLLYNIGNHSPVALLDFIQILEDCLGKKGEKVFLPMQPGDVVETYADVSSLMADVGFSPSTPLTLGLNKFIGWYRQFYGS from the coding sequence ATGAGTAGAGTTTTAGTGACGGGGGCGGCGGGGTTTATTGGTTTCCATTTATGCCAACGTTTATTGGCCGATGGCAAAGTTGTTGTGGGTCTGGATAATCTCAATGATTATTACGATGTTGCCCTTAAGCAGGCCCGTTTGGCTCAATTGCAAGCACAGCCAAATTTTAGCTTCACGAAACTCGATCTAGGCGATCGCCAAGGTATGGCGGAGTTTTTTACCCAGGAAAAGCCAGAGTTGGTGGTGCATTTGGCAGCCCAGGCGGGGGTGAGGCATTCCCTAGAGAATCCTCATGCCTATGTGGACAGTAATCTGGTGGGGTTTGTTAATGTTTTGGAGGGCTGTCGCCACCATTCAGTCAACCATTTGGTCTATGCATCGTCTAGTTCGGTGTATGGGGCGAAGCAAAAAATTCCCTTTGCGGTGACGGACAATGTGGATCAGCCGGTGAGTTTGTACGCGGCAACGAAAAAAGCCAATGAGCTGATGGCCCACACCTATAGCCATCTTTATGGGTTACCGACGACTGGACTCAGGTTTTTTACGGTTTATGGCCCCTGGGGGCGACCGGATATGGCTTATTTTTCTTTTACTAAGGCAATTTTGGCAGGGAAACCGATTAAGGTGTTCAACCAAGGGCAGATGCGGCGGGACTTTACCTATATTGATGATGTGGTTGAAGGATTAGTTCGAGTGTTGCCATCTATTCCCCCCGGGCCGGTGCCCTATCTGCTCTACAACATTGGTAATCACAGTCCGGTGGCTTTGCTGGATTTTATCCAGATACTAGAGGATTGTTTAGGTAAAAAGGGGGAGAAAGTTTTTTTACCAATGCAACCTGGGGATGTGGTAGAGACCTATGCCGATGTGTCTTCCCTAATGGCAGATGTGGGCTTTTCCCCTTCCACTCCCCTGACTCTGGGCTTAAATAAGTTCATCGGTTGGTATCGGCAGTTTTATGGATCATAG